CCTCTCCTGCATCTGCTGTGTCCATGTTTTGGCCAGTTTGTACTGTCAAGGTTTGTGCAGGTGagtggacacaggtgcagaacgCAGAGCGGTTTAAAATCAAAAAGGCTTTATTTTGTGCCAGGAGGGCAAAGTCCAAAgtacaaaacacaaaatcacacttgacatggcaaaaactcagaaaagcaaaaactagGTTACTTAGCAAGGAATCTAGGCAGGTTTCAAAAAAAGGCAAGACAAGTAACCTGGAGGATCGCGAGGTCAAGGCTGGCAAAAGCATGGACACATCcccctgagacacacaaactccttgaacgacgagacaaactggcaccgagtgTAGGGAGGacacagactaaatacacagggagcagggtagacaactagacacaggtgagacacatgagggagggtcaggtaatcaccggggggggggaggagggagaacacaaggagggggaggtcaagacacctgaaacgagagtcAGTGATGCAGATCTAAACAGgaaacaccaaaataaaacaggaagtaacacaaataaacacaaaccaatttcaaaacaaaagctgtggctcaaacctgaaaccctgacactTTAAGGGtgtatgtttatataaaaatagGAAAATTACTTAGTAAACAcataacaaattaaataaatgataaattatTTCCAATGGTACAATCAAATAACTGTAGGGgtcagcgttttttttttttttaaattgacagACCTTCTGAGTCATTTAGCCAGGCTTAGTTGTGGCAATATTGACAAATGCACATTTTCATAGGTACTGAATTTTGTAATGTAAAGTTTGATCCAGACAAGTTTGCAAGTTTGCAGCATACTGTGTAACTTTGACTAAAGCTGTAAATACATTTTGCTCAGTAATGTCTTCATAGCAATGTGCCAATCAGATATTTTCCCTAGGAGAAAAAAATACTGTGTGAACAAAATGGAATTTCCAAAATGATGGACTTCTTGTTGGTTTTATTATGTCACGTTGTGCTTCTGATGCTTCTGTTTagggttgttgtttttcttgtttttttgtcagcatttcctgtttcattttgaaaatcACTCATGTGTTTCTCTTTTCAGACACTTTCACTTCCTGCCATTCCAGCCTTtgtttactattttttttagtGCTTAGAAGTTTTTGACATTTTCTGCCTGACTTGTTTTCCACTTGTTTTCCTACTATGGCCGAAGTTTCCAGTACAGACTTTAAATCATCTGCCTGCGCCTTGAGTTGTGCTtttgtgtcctcctctgtccttgTCACATAGAGGATTTGTccacattaaataaaaatgtgggatactgcaaaaaagcaaaaaataaaaataaaataaggagCATCTGTACACCAACTTTCAAGCACATAGGTCAAACTGGGACCCAGATCTCATTTAAGGGGTTGCTACTGAATCATTTGTACAAACACCCTAATGCAGCAGGGTCTTTGTAACAGTCATTGCTCGGGTCCTAATATTGGTGAAtgattatattttaaaatacaataaaataggGCTTTACGCTGCTATATGTGCTTGGGCCATAATAaaattttttttccaagagtttcaatcgaggcaactggataAGCCATATTAAGTTAATTTTCATTGTAGAGTTGACAGAGAAAACAAGAATACatctataaaaaaagaaagatatagTTCATTTGATTTTcaattatttctttatttcctttctattttcagtcttttcttatttccttttttcaAGCCACCAAGCTAGTGGACAACCACTCAGGAatgtttagtcttaaaacataCAATGTGTACACACTTGTTTTGCAATGTGTTAAGTTCTCCAAAGAAcaatatgtaaatattaaaaGAGTCCATTACCTTTATTGTTCATGGAGAATTATGTAGATACTCATTTCTTTTCACATTGTACatgaatatgtttttattgGGATTGTGCAGGAAATGAGTCTATTTGTTTTTGCACTCATACACAAGGATGCAAGAGATTGGAGTTGGGctcattcactgtatttcaatcacaatcacacattcccagcttgggatgaataaagtacttctgtTTTATTCCACCCATATCATTGAGCTTTGCAAGAACAGTATAGtttgtccaagagtttaaatttaGCAACAaccttagtcatgtgagtttcaCCAAGACCCACCCATAGAGGTCCTAAGCACGTAAAAGATGGAGTCCccaccacaacagcagcagaactaatgaagccacttggggggagtggcaaaacgtctTTAGAAAACAATCCATGATTCCTGTAGCCTCAAtctaaactcttggacataacatgacctggatgaaggaGAGCATCCACAGCAGTAGAGTTTGTATTGGCAGTGATCCTAGCATTTATGGGTCTGAAAAAGCAGCAGTGCTATGGGAAccacattttcattttgaatATTCATGTGATTACCTGTCACATTGATCTCTAGCCTCAATAATGATCAATTCATTTATGTaatgtttgcttgttttattcTGATATTTAGGCCGGTCTTATTCTGTTGTCAGTAAAACCTCTGATCAGATCGGTGATATGTGAGGCTAAAGCTATGAGTCATCCTGGCATCCTCAGTACAGTGTTCAGGTCCTGCCCATTCCATCTGTTAGCTTGTTATTTAATCAACAGCTCCACTGTTACAACTGCAGCAGGCAGGAGTTTGGATGCATATCATCCTGCTCCTCTTTTTCTGACAGCTGGTGTTCTTGCTCTGTTGGGAGGTGCTGGTGTTTTGCCGTGACAGCTTGGCAGCATGGTGTGCTGTCTCCTTGATCTGCAGCTCTAGATGTCTCTGGATGGCTAGACCTAGCTCCTCAGGGTCAACAGAGGCTCCGTAGACCTCCCATGTCATGCCTTCAGCATCCCACTTAACTTCCTTTACTGGGGACTTGACAGGATCACCCAGTTTCTTTCCACCAGGACTGTCAATGTTTGGAGTCTGGCTGAAGGAGGTCTTGCCCCTGTTGTCATCTGCCAGACAGATTTGAGGGAAGACATGACAACTTGTGGTTTGACCTGTCTGCACTCCCACATCTATCATGACTTTGCAAGCTGTCATAGTCCCGATGTCACGATATGTAGATCTGACTTGTCCACGTGGGCTGTTACTGTAGTCCTCCCTGCTGAAGTGCTTTTGTGGTTGTCCACCAGGTCCAGGCGGCAGTGAGTTGATCTTTGAACAGCTGAGGTTGCAGCAGTGCAGTAGATGTTTGGCATCCAGGCCTGTCTCACTGACAGAGGAGATGAGCCGGGGCAGGGTTAGATGGTTAGCTCCTGAGGCAGGCAGTGCTGTATGCTGTATGTTGCAGCTTGGCTCCATGCCTGCTAGACATGGTAGCAGCTGGGATGCTGCTGGAGTGTGTTGTGAATGGCAGTAAGTAGCCAATGGTTCTTCAAAGTTTGCATGGTGATTATAAGAACCATAACAGAGTGTAgatgaaatacaaacacagttGCTATTTGGCTGCTGTACACCACCTTCACCGCTGCTGCCCCCTTTGCAAATAGTGGTGACAGCAttgcactgcagcagctgcatggCTTGTTTGCAAGCTAACATGGAGTGAGCCTCTTGGATATCTTCTCCATGATCAGAGTTTCCACTGTCTGGGTCCTGGGAGGGCATTATTTGTGTCACCTGAGGTGAAGTGTCTGAGTGACTCCTCTGAACAGGCAAAGAGGCTGGCTTTAATCTCTGCACTACCTTGGCTGTGTCAGGGCTGGTAGCAGCAACAACTTTCTTGTGGTGGTGTGAAGGTTTGTGTATCTCATGTTTGGGAAGTCCATGGTTCTCAGATGAGCTGTTGAGCATCAGGCTACTGCAGTTAGTGTCTATGGTATGGGAAGTTGCAGAATGTTCTTTACAGATTTCATTGGCAGTTAATTCCTGACAGGTGTATCCTGGTCCTCCAGCCAGTCTGCAGTGTGTTGCTGTCTTTCTAGAACTCTTGGGGGTGTCAATGAGAGGTTGACTATTGAGGCTAGATTCCAGGGGAATAGCTGCCCCCAGTGGGTAAAGCTTTGACACAGGATGCCCGGGCTCTGCCATGGAAGACCTTAAAGAAGCAGAACACATAGTAAGATAGATGGAGAAGTTGTATctattagaaatgtgttgactTGAATAggagctctgactgtccaaAAAGAACATCAGAGCAGACCTAAATTCAGCATCATAATAAATAATACCTTTAGTAGCAGCCCATCTATCTGACAGCTTGAACTTAAAATGAATCTTTTACCAGACCCTTAACCAATTTACCATCAGCACTTTAAGAGAAACCTGTAAGGTTCacaggtcagcagcagcagtgtaggTTCTATAATATGTTTAAGTCAGAATGCACAATATTTTCATCAAAACATCTGTATTGAAATACATATTGACTTTTCCAATCAGATCATCTTATTATACCTTCATTTTTCCCATCTTTTTCGGGCGAATAAATATAATCAGGTTTGGtgatgcaaaaatgcaatttaggaggaaaagggggaaaaagaatccagtccataatatat
This Parambassis ranga chromosome 15, fParRan2.1, whole genome shotgun sequence DNA region includes the following protein-coding sequences:
- the LOC114447601 gene encoding GRIN2-like protein; the encoded protein is MEPSCNIQHTALPASGANHLTLPRLISSVSETGLDAKHLLHCCNLSCSKINSLPPGPGGQPQKHFSREDYSNSPRGQVRSTYRDIGTMTACKVMIDVGVQTGQTTSCHVFPQICLADDNRGKTSFSQTPNIDSPGGKKLGDPVKSPVKEVKWDAEGMTWEVYGASVDPEELGLAIQRHLELQIKETAHHAAKLSRQNTSTSQQSKNTSCQKKRSRMICIQTPACCSCNSGAVD